From the Trifolium pratense cultivar HEN17-A07 linkage group LG4, ARS_RC_1.1, whole genome shotgun sequence genome, the window ACAAAATAAGTAGACACTGTCTCATAGCAAGGATTAAGATTGAAGTACTTTTCTTTGTAAATTCTTAATGTTGTcgtaccttagtttttctaaaaaactCGTATCACATACCCGGTACTGGTACCGTATTTCTGGTATCAGTATTCATGCAACATAGACTGACACATACATGAACACTAGACACGACACTGACATCTAACATAGACTGACACGttaaataatttgagaaaatagcattattgaatgtaatcacatgaTTCGGTGTCATGTTAGTATCTAATATCATCTAACATCGACACGTGACAGACATCTAACATACTTTCAATCTGAAGTGTTGGTTCTACATAGATGTCCTATTGAAAATTTCTTTCATTTCTATAGTCAGATATGTAGGCTAGGCATATCCATCATTTGTGTTTctgattgttttatattttgcgAAAGGCCGCTACCAAAACTATGGTTATCCAAATGGTCTCTTTCAATGGAACAAATTTGCGAAAATGCCAAACCTATAGCCCAGTTTCAGTTTTTGAAAGCAGTAGTTACTCCTCAGTTGAGAACTTCAACTTTGAGTTACCAGTGATCCCGGCAAAGCGTCCTCGCAATAAACTCCAGCATCTCTCAAGTGCTTTTCAAAAACATCAATTGGCGAAACAGTGTGCTGGCAAATCATCAAGCAAAGTCCAGAGAAAGCCGAGCAAAAAGGATATCTCCTCACTCTCTAACGGTATTGAGATGAAGAGATCCGCATTACAAGATTCAGCTACCCCCACAAAATGTATGCATTGTGAGGTAACTGAGACACCACAATGGAGAGAGGGGCCTAAGGGTTCAAGGACCCTATGCAACGCTTGTGGAGTTCGATACAGGTCTGGTCGCCTCTTTCCAGAATACCGGCCTGCAGCTAGCCCAACTTTTGAAGCATCATTGCACTCAAATTCTCACAAGAAGGTCTTAGAAATCAGGAACAAGGTTAGCTAGGAGACTGTTAAAAGGTTCTTCCATGTTGTATTTATCATCAAACCTTTCCGAATATTCTCTAGGATAATATTATGTTAGTGATACTATTGAGAAAGAACAAATGTTAGTCCTAGGCaggattttatttgtttattgttaaatattatttttgggaTAATCTTACTTTTGTTAGCATTATTTGTTTTATGCAAATTGATTGGAGTAAAAGTTATTCATGAGACATTATGCTGAATATTATGAGATGAAGAAAGTGAAGTTGAACTTGAAGCAAAGAGGCGAAAGAGTTCTTGCAATTGCTTGGTGGATGTGTCACAAGTTCAAGGACATGAAGGAATAAAATGTCGAAGGACAATGATATCCCTCGCGTGGAATATGAATGAGGAGAAGACACATCCTATAGTGAAAGAACATGCACAATTGTCTCAGAAGATGTAGCTCAATAGTATGGGTTAGGATTTGGGACACTAAAGATGTATTATGAATGTGGTTTAGATTTCTCTGTTAGTAGCAAATTCTTCTTTCTCCTAACAAATGAATCACTAAGATTTACATAGTAAGCCTGAATGGTTGTGGAAACCTCGAAGCATAGTAGTAACAGTCCCATATTGTTATCTTTGTGGACATTTCAGGCTTACCATTTCCATGACTTGGATAAACATGATTTCATAGTAAATTCAAGCTGAATTCATCCAAAGAGCaaacactacaaaaaaaaagtgcatgCTAATATTTGCTATTGATCACAATTACTTGAGCATCAATCATTGACATATTTTTGTATGGGCAAACCCTACCTGTAACGTACTGGTTCAAGATTGATGGGCTCTGAGGAGGGAGCTTCACCGATTTGGATCAACACATTAGACATTGAGCAATCTTATAAGTCATTtttatgatgttttctctccccaccccccgtgattcttttataccctctgaatttctaattttacccttgcaaaaaacttctgtttatagaaaccgaagtttttttgccttgaaaaccgaaatttactttgaatttgtactagaaaaaattcggtttctgcgaaccgaagttttttgcaagggcaaaatcggaatattggggggtataaaagaatcacggggggtggggagagaaaacatccatTTTTATGTCACATTTTCATCCAAAACCTTAAAGCATTAGGTTATGGGTCTTTCACTTATAAAGTACTCAACCTCAACTCTTCCAACCAAAGTGAGACTTAACTCATACTTGATAACTCTCAACATCTCTCCTCAAGTGTGAATCTCTCCAAGACCACAATCCTTCGTCACTCACTCATTGCTCCCCCAAccgggctctgataccattgtTGGGCCGTGAGGGGGGAGCCTCACTGGATTCAATCGACACATTGAGCATTGAGCAACCACACAAGTGACTCTAACACCACACTTTCCCCCAAAATTTAAAAGCATTAGGTTTATGGATCCTCTCACTTATATGTTGTTCAATCTCAAATCTTCCAACTAATGTACGACTTTACTCACACTTAACAGATATTCAAGAAGCCTATCTTGACCATGGCCAATAATTTTAGAAGAATTCTTAAATACTGGTATTGTACACATTCATCCAAATAAATCACGATATGATGCTATTACTATAGTTTCTAAGATAtctcaaaaaatatttatatgttaATTTAGATGTGATcgaattaaaattattaattaataaaactatGGCTTAACAAAGTTTgaagtttttaaaataaagattaATTCAGAAatccaaaataaattattggatTGGACCCATCTCTTGGATGAAGCTTGATAAGCGtaataatcttttatattataagcttgtatacacaagcaaaccctaaaccctaatttgttttcccagttttccctccattttatcttgcaatttttattaaaaaacaatacaattttgtcttgtcTAGGATTCGAACTCGCAACCCTTCGATgtaagacaatatttccaaccactatgacaagtatatcaattgtgattaaaattatgtgcaataattgataagcaccatcaatttgaaaggtatatcatatcaaaattattgttgactatattattcatcacgaaatatttttatgtctttcctgatcaatgattttttttctaccggatcataaatttagagaataattatcatgtgagatttagaaagttattatcacgtgtgatttggaaggttatatatatatatatatatatatatatatatatatatatatatatatatatatatatatatatatatatatatatatatattctcatactataacaccttcaacaatattgaaatctattaaaaaaaaaacctttcacatttcaatgtctcatgtaaccttgcttatatcactttttaaattatttattatgcagtttattaaattgcagttttttaaaattggaaaaagaattttgtcaaaaaaaaaggaaaaagaattgatattttttataaataccctttatttttacgttaatgtatccaaacataaatcaattttgtttaactcacttttaaccaaaatcaaatctatcaaactcaattctgctaaatcaatttttttttgcaatacaaccaaacacaaccatagacatgtcactaatcacattcattattttgattttaacattgcagatttaatattaaccgatgatcaattgatacaatatgcactagcagatattgagatgatgttacgtagttgtgggaagagtttaaaagattatcctcaaatgcctagagcagacacatcattagttcctgatatacgaaatagtttaatacacgacgaattgaattataacagacaatcattagctgaggaacatgttagattgatgtcaactatgacttcagagcaacgtaaagtatatgacacaatcattacaagagttaacgaaaacaaacctggtgtgttttttcttcatGGTTATGGCagtacagggaagacatttatctggagggtcatgtcagccgcattacgctcaaaaggtgagatagttttaacagttgcctcaagtggggatcgctgcattgcttatacctggagatagaacaacacattcaaagttttgtattcctctaaatgttgacgagttttcaacatgtaccatagttcctaaaagccctttggtgctattaatacaaaaagcaaaactcattatatgggatgaaacaccaatgatgcacaaacattgTTTTGAAGCttttgatcgaactttaaaagatattctcaagtctcttgatgaaaaaaataaacacattcccttcggtgaaaaaattgttgtttttggcggagatgttagacaaattctaccagtaatacccaaaggtacaaggccagaagttgttcatgctactattaattcttcggttctttggaatttttgtgaagttttaacattgagtaaaaacatgaggcttctcggtggtgcttcaagtgcagacgttgaacaaagaagattgtttcctgaatgggttttgggtgttggcgatggagaaattgaagatgacaacgagatgatttagaacttgacattcatcagtttattgattccaaattcaggtgatcctcttgcgtctatcgttgaaagcacttatccccaacttttccaaaacatgaacgatataacgtgtatttccaaaatagagctatactagctcctaaaaattcaatagtcggcacaataaatgattatatgttggatttaattcctggtgaagaaaaaacatatttgagttatgatactccactcacacaaaatgtagacggtcaaacagtggatgatgttcatactcccgaatttttgaacacgatttctacgtcgggacttccaaatcacaagttgagacttaaagttggagttccagttatgctattaaggaatttgaataaaaaattaggattatgcaatggaacaagacttattattacgagattgggaaaacatgctcttgaaggaaaaaatatttcaggaagtaatattggtgatcaggttttcatacctagattttctctgacaccatctgacgtgagaattccttttaaatttcaacggagacaatttcctataatgatttcttttgcgatgactattaataagagtcggggacaatctttaaagcatgttgggatatatcttccgtcgccagtgttttcacatgatcagttgtatgttgcaatttcaagagttacttctagaaaaagattaaaaatattgatcatcgatgacgacggtgatgatacgactaagacttcgaatgtggtctataaggaagtcttccgtaatataacatagttttctttgtatgaatatttatccaaaattattgttgaactatcgtttaatgttacttaacttttttcatatattttacattattggaattatcatatcttatttaatcattatatatcttaccgctaatcagacccgtgcaccgcacgggtcgatgttctagttatgTTAAATGGTTAGAGTTCGGTTATTTGATTTGTGAAAGATAAGTATCGGACAAAATAACAtagaataaacaaaaatttaaaatattgaacaacattttttttatgatatttggtGGATAAAAGATTATTTTGGTATCGTAAACAACTTATTCAATGACTTCAGTCTcaagaataattttaaaatcaaacatgaCTTCTATAATTTCACTTCTGAGAGGCCACTTGGTTAGGATTTATTCTTCAACCTATAGATACTCAGTTCGAGACCCGACAccgagaagaaaaaaaaatatagtgaaaagATGGCTGTCAACTCTTCCTCATTGTCAAGTTGTTTTCTTCTGATCTTTGAAAAGATGCATTCATGGATGACACAATCGGTTCTTCCtttatttctgttttttaaGTCTgtcaaaatttataaatttttcatttgtattctcattgttgtttgtttgtgttggtATCACGAGGGTCGAAGGGGAAgtggatcatccacattgggtttaaggtgttaggtttatgggacTTTAACTCACACTTGGCACAACAGTTTCAACCTTATGGGAAGGAGATTGGTCGTTTTCCTCACTCTTCCTCTCCCACAAGGTTATGAGTTATTAGTCAAGACCTATGGTCTATCTCCATGACCATGAGATCATCACTTCTAATTCCGCAGCAGTAAGCCATTCACTCAGAGATGAGAAATGAAAGTCTATAAGCCTGACGCCTATAGAAATAGACAACCACTCCAACATAAGGTACTGATTcttctgcaaaaaaaaaaaaggtactgATTTGAGATTTCTATTTAAACATTTCCTGTGATCTTTTCATCTTCAAGCTGTGTTATCTGTTCTTATTTTAGCGCCCCTAATGGCGTTGATGGTAACTACGTTTAAGTCTGTTGTTCCTCAGTAGCTCACATTTCTGCTTATATATTCAGTTTGTGCATGCGCCGTTTAATTATGTGAATTGCTACTTCATTGCAGTTCACTAGGGGTGATGGGATTCACAGGACAATTGACCCGAAGTATAATAGCTCTAAGATACCTCGAAACTCTGTAAGTATAATAGCTCTAACACACTCAATTTTACATTGGGAAGTTATGAGTTAACTTCAGTTGTTAATCATAAAAAACCAATTGCTTACATTGTTCTTACAGCCTGCttttcctattttttctttttctgttcgGTGAATAGCCTTATGAATTCTTGATTTGTGCATTCTAGTGTTATGATGGTAAGTTGTATGTGTAAAATCTCTATATTTCAAACTGTATTACTTATTTTAGGAATTATGATTTTTTACAATTGTGTGCACTGCATTTGATGCACTACAGTTGTTTTAAGTGTAACCATTGATGCATGTTATGCTATTATATTGCAGTTCTTTTGCATGGTAATTTCATCACTGGTGACATACCAAAAGAGTTTGGAAACCTGACTAGTTTGGTCTCGTTGGATTTGAGAAACAATAGATTAATTGGTGAAATAACGTTTTCCCTTGGTAATCTTAAAAAGCTCAAATTCTTGTAAGTATggcattttcattttcttttcatagGTTTCACACATATATATAATGCGTCTTACATTTTAAAAGTGTTATCTTTTGTCTTCTAACAGGGAATTGAGTCGAAACAATCTCACTGGGACTATTCCTGAATCACTTGCCAATATTTCAAGCTTGAATGAAATGTATGTGAAATAATGGTTTCTGGAAGTTTACAGGCTACTTCTAATTATATTCCACCAATTTAGTATCTGACTGATTGTCAAAACTTTTCTTTTGCAGTATGCTAGATTCAAATAATCTTACCGGCCAAATTCCGCACAAGTTATTCGATGTTTTTAAATACAAGTATGGATGGTATTGGTAGATTAGTATTTAAACGATTATTTAAAGCACTATTAAAACATATCTTTCTATCATGTTCCCAAAGAATTAGGTGTATGTTACAGTGTTACTAACATATATGCCTACAGAGTCCTTGGATAGATTAATTTATGTCAGGGTGAACAAAATGTTTTTCCTTGTCTGCAGCAACCCCCAATTACATTCCACTTTTTTTAACTGTGCTCATTATTGCAGTTTTGGCGGAAATAATTTGAATTGTGGTGTGAATTATAGTCAACCTTGTGAACCTAATAATGTAGAACAAGGTAATTTGATgtgaatattttgaaatatcGACAATTTTCTCCATTCCCTTTGCTACAAGCTGAATACTAGTTTTGCTTCTCTTGGCAGGTTCATCAGATAAACCAACTGTCCTCATAATTGGAGTTGGCATAGCATTTGTGACTGTCTTTGTTATCGGCAGTCTTCTGTTATATTGGTGGAAGGGCAATAAGCGTGAAGTTAAGCATGGCAATGGGGCAGGGCGGAGACCGATTTTGCCCTCTCCAAACCTAATCCCATAAAGTTCATGTATCCCTATACCCATCCCTATTAGATAATAAATTATTAGGCTTATGCTATTGGGCCTATTAGGATAATAATGTTGCTTATGTTTACTGTGTGAATGTTGATGCTGAACTCAAACCTGgggaattttttttggattgacCTACTAGAAAACGAGTAGCTCTGGAAACTGCACAGGGCTTAGAATAACTTCACGAGCATTGTGATCCTAAGATTATTCATGGGGATGTGAAGGCGGCTAATGTATTCCTAGATGACAGTTTAAAAGCAGTTGTCGGAGACTTTGGTTTGGCAAAGTTAGTAGAAATTGGCAAAGTTAGTAGACTTTGGTTTAAAAGCAGTTGTCACATGAGTCTTTCCAATTACTACTAACTTTGCTAAACCAAAATCTCCCACAACTGTCGTCTAGGAATACATTAACTGCCTTCACATCCCGATGAATAATCTTAAACCCATTTTTATTATGTCAAATACAGTGGGTAGTAGAGAATTGCAAATGTCTTCAAATCCTTTTTTATTTCAAAGTTATGGGCATAGGCAGTAATATATAAGGTAGTATTGAAAAACAACAGATGAACCTATCAATTAACTTGTactgatatatttttgttaaaagaaCTCTTGTAGTAATTGAAAGCATGATTCTTTGGTATCATTGGGAGATTCAGAATGAGAAAAAGTGGTATGTTTATGCAAGCGTGAGTATTTTTTAAGCACAATAACCTCACCATAAGGATTGTTAGTAATTAATGATGACCCttgattaatattatatttaatggTTAAGATTTGTTTTCCTTTATTTACAGATTTTGTGGGGCCCACTCATCAATAAAAGAGGGCAACCTGCTATAAGCAGGTAAAATACAGGGTGCACCGGTGCACCTTAAAAAAGGGGTGCATATTAGGCCGTCCCttgaaaaatagtataaaatttacaattaatttttgttgatggaGTCTCTATAGAGTTTTGAGAGATAGAGACGTGAGAGAGAGGGAGGGTGAGAGAATCACTTAGTGTTGTTGAACGGGGAATAAGGGAGTACTTTCTACCCCACTTGCCTCTGTAACATCTTAAAACATATATCGTATTTTCataaagtaaattaaataaaatcaatctcataatcataaacaattgaaagaaaaataatgacacTGGAAAAAAGAacataagcaaataaatattattaaaaaaatgaaaattatcttGTGCGAGAGATGTAGAAatagtgagagagagagagagagagatagaatCTCTCACGGGTGTAGAATGAGAAACGCGGAACACTTTCGACCCCACAATTAAAAATGCACCTTgactaattaaattttcatttgagaatgaagttcataattattttatatttataggaTTACTATATAGTTTCGAAGACAAAGATAAGAGAAAGAAACTATCTTTTAATAATGTAGAACGAGAAGCGAAATAATATTCTTCATCTCGCTATATCCTATAACATCGTTAAACATATATCATGCAAAATCTATctcaattttatcttaaaatttttaacaaaattactcaaataacatattaaaataaacacataaataatatttaaaaaaaaattaatctgaTGCACGAAACGGACTAACATACTACCAATAGTTTATATTTAACTAAAATCAAAGATGTCAAAATTAATTCTACCTCTTCACATTTCCTAgtctttctttaatttattctcaGTTGAATAAAGTCAATAGTGTAGTATTTTGAATGAAGTCAAGAGTAAGACTCGTGATATTATTCTGACATATTGAATATCATCACAAAACTTTAATTGCTTTACTATCTTTATCACATCATatgatcatcatcattataagacaaaaattaaaattactttctcattctttttattcttattcttatttatttacaattttaaaaacaaataaattcaatatattCATTAAAATTGATGACAACTTGGCTCGGTCGTTTGTTTTCTACATAGATTCCGGAGAGTGTCtgtctttgttgttgttggaacACAGAGAAATAGACAGAGACACACACAGAGAgagaaaaatgagttttttcatttcattttcttttgttgagATCTGATAAAGAtagaagaaaacaacaaaatcagGTTAGTGAAGTTTTTGCAATTTTCTTGATGTAGCTTTTTCAccatataataatagtaacaactGTGATGATTCCATTTTGATTCTTATTTCCATTTTCAGAttctgtaaaaaaattataaaaataattaaaaataccctttttctTTCTATTGAGTAAACCACaagaaaaccaaaataaaaattaaactcaacatttctaacacactctttactcaaaatcttatttttcttcttagGGAAGAATATGGGTTTCTAATTCTAGAAGAAAGAGTGCTAAAGTTTGTATCTTTCTTTGTTGGGGTGTGTAGATTCAATCTGAAAAAGCTGAACAAGTGTTTCAATGAAGGAAACTGAAAAAGGGTACTTGGATCCACAACTATGGCATGCTTGTGCTGGTGGAATGGTTCAGATTCCACAAGTGAATTCCAAAGTTTACTACTTTCCACAAGGTCATGCTGAACATGCTAACACAAACATTGATCTAAGGGTTTCAGTTCCACCACTGATTCTTTGTAAAGTTGTTGCTGTTAAATTCTTGGCTGACCCAGAAAGTGATGAAGTTTTTGCTATCATAAAGCTTCTTCCTTTAAGAAATTCAGAATTTGGTTATGGTGAAGAAagttgtggtggtggtggtgatggttTGGAAAATTCAGAAAAGCCTGCATCTTTTGCAAAGACTTTGACTCAGTCTGATGCAAATAATGGTGGGGGGTTTTCTGTTCCGAGATACTGTGCTGAGACGATCTTTCCTCGGCTTGATTATGCGGCTGAGCCGCCTGTTCAGACTGTGGTTGCGAAGGATGTTCACGGCGAGCTTTGGAAGTTTAGGCATATTTATAGAGGGACGCCGCGGAGGCACTTGCTTACAACAGGATGGAGTAGTTTTGTGAACCAGAAGAAGCTTGTTGCTGGTGATTCTGTTGTGTTTCTGAGGGCTGAGAATGGTGAATTGTGTGTTGGAATTCGAAGGGCGAAAAAGGGAATTGGTAGTGGTTTTGATGGTTCATCTTGTGGTTGGACTTCTGGTTCAGGTTCTAACAATGGAAATTGTGGAATTGGACCTTTTGGggccttttcttttttcttgaaaGAGGAGAATAAGACATCGAGAAATGGTTTTGTCGGTGTTGATGGTAATTTGAGTGGAAGAGTGAGAGTGAGACATGAAGATGTTATGGAAGCTGTGAAATTGGCTGCTAATAACCAACCATTTGAAGTTGTTTACTATCCAAGAGCAAGCACTCCTGAGTTTTGTGTCAAGGCTTCATCTGTGAGGGCTGCTATGAGGATTCAGTGGTGTTCTGGAATGAGGTTCAAGATGCCTTTTGAAACTGAGGACTCTTCTAGGATTAGTTGGTTTATGGGAACAGTTGCTTCTGTTCAGGTTGTTGATCCTATTCGCTGGCCTAATTCACCGTGGCGCCTTCTTCAGGTATTTTTTATGGgttcttatttggagaaaaTGTATATTTATGTTTCTATGGATATCTATCTATACTTGCTTTGTCAATCAATGTTCAGTTTTATGGTCATCTCTGATGTTTGTGGTTGTGTAATGTAAATATCTGTTAAAACAAGTTGTTGAGCTGAAATCGTAGGTTTTATTTGTGCGCACTAATTCAAGTGAAATTGTTGAACTGCTTAAATCGCAGTCGCATTGCGAGCAGTGATATTATGGAGAATCATAGTCAAATGTGGCTAATATGTCTCCATTATGATCGCAGAGATATTAAATCGTTGATATTGTAACCCCAATATCAACCCTGATTGCAGTTGTGGACTTTTATTTAAAACCCTGTGGGATTCCTGTGGTTATGTTGGCAAAATAGTCAATGTTGAGTAGGGAGAAGCTTTTGTATGCTTGAT encodes:
- the LOC123919944 gene encoding auxin response factor 10-like; this encodes MKETEKGYLDPQLWHACAGGMVQIPQVNSKVYYFPQGHAEHANTNIDLRVSVPPLILCKVVAVKFLADPESDEVFAIIKLLPLRNSEFGYGEESCGGGGDGLENSEKPASFAKTLTQSDANNGGGFSVPRYCAETIFPRLDYAAEPPVQTVVAKDVHGELWKFRHIYRGTPRRHLLTTGWSSFVNQKKLVAGDSVVFLRAENGELCVGIRRAKKGIGSGFDGSSCGWTSGSGSNNGNCGIGPFGAFSFFLKEENKTSRNGFVGVDGNLSGRVRVRHEDVMEAVKLAANNQPFEVVYYPRASTPEFCVKASSVRAAMRIQWCSGMRFKMPFETEDSSRISWFMGTVASVQVVDPIRWPNSPWRLLQVTWDEPDLLQNVKRVSPWLVELVSNVPVIHFSPFTPPRKKLRFPQNLDFPLDVHFPSPTFSGNQLGLNSPLFGLSDNAPACIQGARHAQFGGISLSDLNLNNNKLQLGLFPTNIQHLDVRNRISNGNNMMTDNDKNKESLSCLLTIGKKSDKSLEKSQSDDDVVKKHQFCLFGQPILTEQQISRNCSEKDLVDESKDKEKWFLDAFSAGKGSDATEFSWQLGLDIGHCKVFMESEDVGRTLDLSLLGSYEELYKKLANMFDLEKSEMLNRVFYRDATGAVKQTGEEPFSEFMKTAKRLTILTDSGSKNVRGAWITGTHKGEHGLNASNKTGPLSIFA